The nucleotide window TTAGGACAGCAGAGTGCTTTTTTGAGCCACTTCATCCTCGGATGGTCAGGATATAAATGTAACCAGCCGGCAACCTCTACGATTGAACGGGAGATTAAACAGAAGGTGATAAGGGTTCTTACCTCATTATCACTTAACTTCGGAAAGATACCTACAGAATCACTGTTCGGAACAAACAGGTCTCCAATATGTAATGAGATACAGGCAGTTGCCCACTGGAAGTTGGTGAGAAAATTCTCCCAGTTGCCATCACCTATATCAATCCCGTATCTGTAGTTATTGAAGAACTCTGCAAGAAATGGATTAGCCATCGCTATATCACATCCGGACTGAAGATATCCATTCGGTATCAATCGTTTCCTTATCTCCCCGAGGAACCACCTGCGCCATTGATACCCTGACTTTTTCTTTTCCCGCAATAATGGGTGGCTGTCTTCAAAAGCATAACTCCAGAAATCCAGTTTTATTCCTTCAAATCCACTTTCTTTAATAAAATAGTCAAATGCCTGCTTAATGTATTCTCTGACCTCAGGTACACTGATATCTAACGGAGATACCTCTTTTATACGATAGGAGTAGTCAATAAACCATTCAGGATGTTCTTTGAAAAGAACCGCATCGTGTGGAACATAAACACCTATCCAAATAGCAGGTCTTAATCCACGATGTTTTATCCCATCAGTAAATGCCTTAAATCCATCAGGAAACTTTTTCTTATCAATCCCTTTCTCACCCTCATAAGGTACACCAAGTCCATGTGGAAGTTTGTTATACTTTGCATATCCGTCATCCAGTTGTATCCATTCAACTGTTGGGAAGTTTTCTTTTATAAATTCAGCCACTGCAAAAATCCGTTGCTGGTCTATATCACGATATATACCATCATTCCACGAGCCCCATACGACTGTATTTCGGTTTGTTGTCTTAGCACCATAAAGAGGTGGAAGAAATTTTCTCAATACATTGATATATTTTACAAATACCTTTTCTATATCATCTGCATCCTCTGTTATCCCTAAATACCACATATCTTCAAGATAGTCCCCTGGCTGTATTGCAAAATGTTCAACTGCCTTAAAAGAGGAAATAATATCCCAGTGTATCAGTCCTT belongs to bacterium and includes:
- a CDS encoding alpha-galactosidase, giving the protein MVIRMDQHPLPVIKWASPEVASERIGASPYQPFPAVLLSNLQSKTGLVHGSLSQKVFFHNYLLKHSEKGLIHWDIISSFKAVEHFAIQPGDYLEDMWYLGITEDADDIEKVFVKYINVLRKFLPPLYGAKTTNRNTVVWGSWNDGIYRDIDQQRIFAVAEFIKENFPTVEWIQLDDGYAKYNKLPHGLGVPYEGEKGIDKKKFPDGFKAFTDGIKHRGLRPAIWIGVYVPHDAVLFKEHPEWFIDYSYRIKEVSPLDISVPEVREYIKQAFDYFIKESGFEGIKLDFWSYAFEDSHPLLREKKKSGYQWRRWFLGEIRKRLIPNGYLQSGCDIAMANPFLAEFFNNYRYGIDIGDGNWENFLTNFQWATACISLHIGDLFVPNSDSVGIFPKLSDNEVRTLITFCLISRSIVEVAGWLHLYPDHPRMKWLKKALCCPNNGDDVFFADYNYRDEAQLYGPPVWYINTPHFSLLRESPSLPFRTVAIFNLGETTSQYNLTLEKLSLTRAQYLATEIWSGETSLLAELTDIQIPPRDCKLFSINLIDGAPQILDASIKVNSLKRMDSKLYIEFAHKGELELVISQKPDKFKFNNEQWEPQIQKGKNNWILSGKLPSPGVLELAF